TTGATCGCTACTTAAGATGGTTGTGGCGAGCTCAGTGTCAAATTCAGCACCTTCTTTAATATTCGTTATGGTCATAACAGGCTTAACATTGTTTGCTTTTGCTACGTCTATTAAAGATTGATCATTATCGAGTGGGTTTAGATTACCTTTTGCATCAACATGATAACTGAATACAGATAACCAACTTAGTGTATCTCCTGCTGTTTTCGCATTATTTACCGATTTCTCATAGGGCTCTGCATAAGCATTTACAAGTGTCGTTGTCTTAGGTTTAGCTGGGACTGTTAAAACTTGACCGGGATAAAGAACAGAACCTTCTATTTGAGCATTCGCCTTTTTGAGCTCCGTAACTGAGACGCCAGTCTTTTGTGAAATACTAAAATAAGAATCTCCTGGTTGTACTGTATACTTATTTCGAGTTGGAATGAGTAGCGTCTGACCTATTGCTAGTTGATCGGTATTTTCGAGCCCATTTAATTCAACGATATTTTGCCACGGTATACCATACAGCTGAGAAATCCCCCATAATGATTGACCTTGTCTAACAACATGGATTTGCATGAACAACCCCTCCCGCCGGCGTAGTCATGCTATTATCCTATGTGTTCATTTCTTGTCTATATGCTGTTTTTTTCGAATCGCAATGTACCATTGCTTCTCTAATTCTTCATAAAGCTCAGATAGTTGGATGAATGCATGGAATTGATCGGGGAATTGAAAAATATAGGAAAGACGTTCTTTAGCGTTCACTGGTTTTAGTAGTAAATGGGCAGCGTCATCAGTAATCTCGGTTAATCTAGTCAGCAATTGATCATTCGTCCAGAACATTAAATTAACAAACCAACCGATCCCCTCTATCATCAAAGGTTTAGCTGACTTTCGATCACGTGCTTTAAAGTGTTTTGATATTTCAACTTTCTGGACTTTCCAAAGTTTAAAGACGTGTTGAACCAGTTTGTTAAAGTCAACTTCATCCTTATTGCGTTTGTCCATCATAACCAATATGTCTACTAAGAAAGGAGTTTCCGCTAGTTCTAGTAAGTTCTTATCACTGCAGTAGCATAAATGATCGCATGGAAAAAAGAATGTATTTTGAAATGAGCTAGGGATACCTATACATTTCTCAGACATTCTCTTTTACTTTCTTCATACGTTTTTGTCCTTCACGGCATAAATACAACAACGGACAAACCGTACATTGTGGTCTTTGTGCCTTACAATGATACCGGCCGAAAAAGATTAGGCGATGATGTGTCTCTGACCATTCCTCTTCTGGTATTTTTCTCATCAAAGTTTTTTCAACCTCTAATACGCTATCTTTCCATCTGCAAAGACCTAATCGTTTAGAAACGCGTTCAACATGGGTATCTACAGCAATGGCAGGTACACCAAAAGCAACCGAAACAATGACATTTGCTGTTTTGCGCCCTACTCCTGGCAGTTCAACTAGCTGATCACGATCTTTAGGGATCTCTCC
This Pseudalkalibacillus berkeleyi DNA region includes the following protein-coding sequences:
- a CDS encoding YpoC family protein, whose protein sequence is MDKRNKDEVDFNKLVQHVFKLWKVQKVEISKHFKARDRKSAKPLMIEGIGWFVNLMFWTNDQLLTRLTEITDDAAHLLLKPVNAKERLSYIFQFPDQFHAFIQLSELYEELEKQWYIAIRKKQHIDKK
- the nth gene encoding endonuclease III, which gives rise to MLTKKQIREVLDEMGNMFPEAHCELTHSNPFELAIAVLLSAQCTDALVNKVTPGLFQKYKSPEDFLAVPLEELQQDIRSIGLYRNKAKNIRKLSEIVIHKHGGEIPKDRDQLVELPGVGRKTANVIVSVAFGVPAIAVDTHVERVSKRLGLCRWKDSVLEVEKTLMRKIPEEEWSETHHRLIFFGRYHCKAQRPQCTVCPLLYLCREGQKRMKKVKENV